One window of Candidatus Tectomicrobia bacterium genomic DNA carries:
- a CDS encoding ornithine cyclodeaminase family protein, with amino-acid sequence MRILSENDVIQVLEGRDAGLESVEVVEEVLRQQSEGSTYHLKRYTMAHPKFPGHLWHNIRILPGMVPDMGVAAVRVYSGYKGTNRSEIICLFAWEDMEMVAIISDYHLHAIRTAAPYGVAAKYLSRPESSTLGIIGTGRYARGMTRAVRAVRPIRRVQVYSRNPENVRDFRKEMERELSIEVAPAASGREAVRGADIMITATTGNTIVFEGSWLEPGVLFMSLAPGEFDEETVLRSRVFLSGSEQVLGDTPPRMPFPGLLASGRFKPEDVAAEFCDVVAGKKPGRRSTDEILLYESPGMGILDAGIGHWIYRLANEKGLGLEMPFGEKAK; translated from the coding sequence ATGCGAATACTCTCGGAAAACGATGTCATCCAGGTGCTGGAGGGCCGCGATGCGGGCCTCGAATCGGTCGAGGTCGTCGAAGAGGTGCTCCGGCAGCAATCCGAGGGCAGCACCTACCATCTGAAGCGCTACACGATGGCGCATCCGAAGTTCCCGGGGCATCTCTGGCATAACATCCGGATCCTGCCGGGGATGGTCCCGGACATGGGAGTGGCCGCGGTCCGCGTCTATTCCGGCTACAAGGGGACCAACCGCTCGGAGATCATCTGCCTGTTCGCCTGGGAAGACATGGAGATGGTGGCGATCATTTCCGATTACCACCTCCACGCCATCCGCACCGCCGCGCCCTACGGCGTCGCCGCCAAGTATCTCTCCCGCCCGGAGTCGAGCACCCTGGGCATCATCGGCACGGGGCGCTACGCGCGCGGCATGACTCGGGCCGTCCGGGCCGTCCGGCCCATTCGGCGCGTGCAGGTATATAGCCGCAATCCCGAGAACGTGCGGGACTTCCGGAAAGAGATGGAGCGGGAGCTTTCCATCGAGGTGGCGCCCGCGGCCTCGGGCCGGGAGGCCGTCAGGGGGGCCGACATCATGATCACGGCCACCACGGGGAACACCATCGTCTTCGAGGGGAGCTGGCTGGAGCCGGGCGTGCTGTTCATGTCGCTGGCCCCGGGGGAGTTCGACGAGGAGACGGTGCTGCGCTCGCGGGTGTTCCTCTCGGGCTCCGAGCAGGTGCTCGGGGACACCCCGCCCCGGATGCCTTTCCCCGGCCTCCTGGCCAGCGGCAGGTTCAAGCCCGAGGACGTCGCGGCCGAGTTCTGCGATGTCGTGGCGGGCAAGAAGCCCGGCCGGCGGAGCACCGATGAAATCCTCCTGTACGAGTCTCCGGGCATGGGCATCCTCGACGCCGGGATAGGCCATTGGATCTACCGGCTGGCGAACGAGAAGGGCCTGGGGCTCGAGATGCCTTTCGGGGAAAAGGCGAAGTAG